The segment CATCTATTAGTACCAGGAAACACGAATGGTCCTAGAGATTCAAGAATCGGTAAGATACGGATACGTTTGTCCACGCTCGAAACGGAACGGATCTACACGCATTCGTATCCACTCATTGTTTTGAAACCAGACGGTGTGAAGAAAATGGGTGAAATTCAGCTCGCGGTTCGATTCTCATGTACTTCAACGATCGATATGCTTCAGAAATACTCAGAGCCGTTGCTGCCTATGATGCACTACTTAACTCCATTGTCAATCTACCAGCTAGACAGTCTTAGGCATCAAGCAACTCATATACTTTGTATGAACCTAGGCCGGACCGAGCCGCCGCTAGGGAGAGATGTGGTTGAGTATATGCTTGATTTCGGATCCAACATTTGGAGTATCAGAAGAGGAAGAGCGAATTTCGAACGTCTTGTGACATTCTTCACTGCGTTTCTTGATGCTTGGGTTTGGTTTGATTCGGTTTGCAAATGGAAGAGTCCGGTAACAACGATTCTTGCACATTTTATCTTCTTGTTCATTGTGTTTCTCCCTAAGTATTGTGTCACCTCTCTGCTGCTGTACTGCTTTGTGATTGGGTTTTATCGGTATCGGTTGAGACCGAGGCATCCTCCTCACATGGATATAAAGCTGTCTAAAGCGGATTCGGCTTTACCTGATGAGCTAGACGAGGAGTTTGATGGGTTCCCGAGTGGGAAATCTGCAGATTTGGTGAAGAAAAGGTATGATAGGTTAAGAGGAATCGCAGGGAGGATGATGATGGTTTTAGGAGACTTGGCTACTCAGGGAGAGAGAGTTAAGAATCTGTTGAGCTGGAGAGATCCTAGGGCAACGTTTCTGTTTTCGATGTTTTGTTTGGTTGCTTGTGGAGTGATCTTCTTAATCTCCATGAAACTGCTGATGACTTTGCTTGCCTTCTACGTCATGAGACACCCTAGGCTCAGGATTTTTGATATTCCTTCGGTTCCTCAAAACTTCTTTAGGAGATTGCCTTCAAGAGCTGATAGTATGTTGTgatctttttttgtttcatttttattatgctttgatttcttttaattttgagACGTTTCATTGATAttcatcattttataattttggttATAGTGATTTCTTTGAAATtgtttacttttctttttttaattctgTAGACCTTTGATATTTGTGTCATTCGAATACGTaggatttttgttgttgttaataTCACCTTGCAAATGTTTGTGCAAACTAGAGTCGCTCAGATATCAGCTAGCGTTCCAAGTTGTGACTGGCGTTTCTGAATGGATGCATGATTTTCAAAGTCAGTCAAGACAATTTTGTCAAAAACCGAAggtaaacaaagaaaaagatccCTTCaggatcatcatcatccttaaataaaatttgttttgtcTTCTACTCTTTGTGCTCCATAAAGTTTTGATCTTCCTTAGTCTCCCATTGTTGTTAATCAGCTTCGTGATCTGATATTGTCAGTGAAGAACACAAAAACTAAGTGTAAAAGGACTTATATAATCTCTTTCGTTTCTCATCTCTCACATATAACTTGTTTTTGTGGTATCATCCCCCACGAGATGGAAAACTTGTTCAGAATTAAAAACTTGATATTAGCTTCAATTTTCTATTACAGCCATTGTCAAACTGCTCtagattgttgttgttgtttttgtatAGGAGGAAAAGTTTCTAACGTCGTAGCTCGACTGACTCAACTCTCAagtattataatttgatttgtcaACGAACCATTTTTCTGGTGTTTTTCCTCCTGCCAGTTACAATTTTTCCTTACTTTGGTCTTTGAGCAATTGAACATCTTTAATATTTCAACTCTACAAGAGTTCACAATGGAGTTCAGTCTGATAGAACCTATTCTTCCGAGCTTCAGTGATCTATTTATGAGTCTGATTCGAACAATTCTCAGAACAGAGGATTGGTTATGTGTGATTTTATCAAATGTTGTGTTGTTATGTTCTTTAGAGAAACGATTAATGTTCTGCTTCCTCTGTGTGTTTTATTTGGAATTTATTGGCTTTCATAATTCCATTTCAGTGGTTTGTGTGGTTTCATGCATGTTGTCATGTTGATAAAGCATGTTCGTTGGAAAATAATGACTCCGTGTTACACAACACTTACATGTAAGAGCTTCTCCAGTTATTCCTATTTATtcttaaactctattttagagttaaACTAggggtattccggcgctacgcgccggattCGTACCTTTAGTGTTTAGTCGTCTAATAAGTTGTTAAGTATTTGTTGATTCATTTTGTATTGGTTGGTGATAGTAATATATTTGACTCTTTTGTAATTGTCGAGGCAAAAGATGAATATCGTAATTTGTCGAAGCTTGGTTTGTAAGTTATTATTGGACCTGTTGGAGCTTGGATTGAAAGTTATTGTTTGATCAGCGGAGATTGCATGGTAACAGAAAGAAAAGGGTTAGtaagtataatatattattgagTAATTGAAGTTTTGGTTGGGCACTTTATAAGGATATTAGCTTTATTTGTTTGCGTTGTATTGACTTTTTTTACATGTTATAGTTTCGTTTTAATCTAGAAATTGTATTATTTTCATGTTGTGTTTATTTGTAAGAGATATTCATAGTATTAGTTGGGAtgttatgttatgttttttGCTCTTTTGCGGATGAAGTCGTTTTCTTCTAAactaaataaaactaataaatatgtaaattataaagaCTAAAAATCCTAAAGATGAAATGTGGGttgtaaattttgttttcaatttttgtaATCAAAGAATAATACAAAAAGAGCCGAGTTTTGCTAAACCATACCAATTTTGCTAGGTTTTTTCACGGTTTAGAATCCAAAAAAAGCTAACATATTCAGAGTAAACAATCACTATAGCTGTTAGCTATCTTCAAAAAGGATATGTAAACCATAAAGCTGAGGTTAATATGTACTTGTTGGTTGTGCCGGATCTAGGTTATCTGGGTGAGTGGGTGCAGCAGCATAGGATTTCAAAGATGCTTCGTTGGGTATGTAAACTTTCAAACCAATCTCGCCTCTTACAGGAGAGGAAATCCCACGGTTCTCCATGGGGGAAGTGAAGAACAACATCATTAGAATGAGGAACAAAAGAGGTAACTGGGAGAGATACCTTGCTACGGAAGGAACGGCCATAAGTAGGTCTGTTGTGACTATAAGCCTGAGCTTCAAGAGTGAGATAGTGAAGTCGAGATGGATCTGAGATGTTGAAGAAGAAACTCAAAAGGAGAAAGCGTTTAGATTGCTCATCATCATGAGATGACCGTCGAAGTATAGTTCAACGAAAGCGTTTGCGGTTCCTTGACCGTCTGTTGGGAAGAGAATGTGTGCTCTGATCTACCCCTGAGCTTGAATGGAAGTTTGGTAAATTAGACATtccaatttgattttatgattttgtgttttctttctgaCTATACGACCAAAaatatttgttctcttagaTGTGAATATGTGATACACAAAGCATCCGTAATTTTAATATTGTGGTAATAGTTTTAAGCATGATGACGGCATATATAACCAGAAAACATGTATGATTTAATGGTTTAATACCACTTTAGTTTACAACACAAATAAAAGCAGTTAAGTGCTATTGTATTCTTTAAGAGATCACTTGGAACCCAAGCGAAACATATTGCGACTCTCGTGTTGTAAAAGGACAGGCAACTTGTTGCCCATAAAAAAAGAGAAGACGTGGAACTTGCTCTCGTCTCTAATCtatatattgtttttagttGTATTATAATTAATACTATATTTATCAATTGGAAATAAGCATAAAGAAAGGTTTTGCATTGATAATAGAAATAACAACAACCACGATCTAATAGGTTTTTAGgggaaaatttaaaaaaacaacataGCGTAGGTGAAAGATGCAGGAAACAGAAAACTATTTAGACTAATCGTGGTTGTTTGGGCGCCAGTGCGTTACTCATTCCACACGTGCTTTCTTACTGGCATTCCCTGCCAGATCAGCTTCCTCCGCAGCTAGTTCCTCACGCTGGGAAAAAGTACCATCAGCCTCGGGGGAAGGCGCTGCAACGCTGGACGTGATTGCAGCTATACCTTCTGGTGCTGCTGCAACATTCTGAAGAAGCGCTGGCTCGGTAACATCTGCACCTTCCTGTTTGCAACACTTAAAGCATGTAATCAGATATTTCTAATCATCAAACTCACAATAAGAAAGCTAGCAACACTCACCTCTAAAGTTGGAATGGGCGCAAGCTCCTGCGCAGGGAATATGCGAGAAATGGTAAAAGTTTGGTGGTTTGCAAAAAAATTGAAGTACTTCAACTTGAGCTGGAAAGTATAGGTATTTCCCACAATATCAGCGAGTGAGCAAGGCAGATCAACATCGACCTGAGCAGTAGCACCTACACCCTGAAAgcattgaaaatatattgtatGTTAAATTTCTTCACTCTGATTGCACCAACTACAGAACACGGAGATAGATCCAAGTATTGGCTCTACCACGATTTGTGCAGCCTCAGAAGCTAGAACATGAGTCAGTTTAGCGACTTCTGTATCAAACCCAAGGAAAGCCGCTGTGCCAGTGCCATCAGAAAGAGAGACTATCACACGGTACCTACCGCAGTGGATTGAAGATTCGGTTCTGCTCCAGCTACACAGAACCACAGATCTAAAAATACTTACCGGAGTTCAGCCACGGCATTGGTTTCATTGCATGGGAGACGCGTGAATGAAGTCTCCTCTcaagtgagtttttttttttgaacaattcGAACAGCCAATATAACACCACCCCTCACTTATCTGAATCTCAGTCACCTTAGCCGTGCAGAGGAACTCAATGATCTGTCAAGATAAGACAAACATACAAGTCTGAAGTACGTTCTTGGTAGGGTACTTAATCTATATATATCAGAATTTACCTGAGGTTCAGCAGTGACAACAAATTGGTTAAGCTCACAAACGTGTATGGGCTCAGTCTTCTGTGCCTGAACTACTTTTGATGAAGACGCTGACTGATCTGTCCCACCACCTGGCAAGCTGCAAGGAGATTAGTATTTAAATGCCGCTCACCACACAATGGACCGTCAATGAATAAATCTAAAATAGACAAAGTGGCTATCGAAATAG is part of the Brassica rapa cultivar Chiifu-401-42 chromosome A09, CAAS_Brap_v3.01, whole genome shotgun sequence genome and harbors:
- the LOC117125654 gene encoding uncharacterized protein LOC117125654 — its product is MKPMPWLNSAAFLGFDTEVAKLTHVLASEAAQIVGVGATAQVDVDLPCSLADIVGNTYTFQLKLKYFNFFANHQTFTISRIFPAQELAPIPTLEEGADVTEPALLQNVAAAPEGIAAITSSVAAPSPEADGTFSQREELAAEEADLAGNASKKARVE